A single window of Falco peregrinus isolate bFalPer1 chromosome 11, bFalPer1.pri, whole genome shotgun sequence DNA harbors:
- the LIN9 gene encoding protein lin-9 homolog isoform X1, with translation MHRARQPLKKRRGSFKMAELDQLPDESSSAKALVSLKEGSLSSSWNEKYNSLQKTPIWKSKNAGSAVEMPFRKSKRSRLFCEDDDRQINTRSPKRNQKVAMVPQKFNTTMPTPDKKASQKIGLRLRNLLKLPKAHKWCIYEWFYSNIDKPLFEGDNDFCVCLKESFPNLKTRKLTRVEWGKIRRLMGKPRRCSSAFFEEERSALKQKRQKIRLLQQRKVADISQFKDLPEEIPLPLVIGTKVTARLRGVHDGLFTGQIDAVDTLNATYRVTFDRAGLGTHTVPDYEVLSNEPHETMPIAAFGQKQRPSRFFMTPPRLHYTPSLQSPITDSDPLLGQSSWKNKISGTDSETLGGFPVEFLIQVTRLSKILMIKKEHIKQLREMNTEAEKLKSYSMPIGIEFQRRYATIVLDLEQLNKDLNKVLHKVQQYCYELAPDQGLQPADQPTDLRRRCEEEAQEIVRQANSSTTGQLCVESENLTDLISRLTAILLQIKCLAEGGDLNSFEFKSLTDSLNDIKNSIDSSNISCFQNNVEIHVAHIQSGLSQMGNLHAFAANNTNRD, from the exons ATGCACCGCGCCAGGCAGCCTTTGAAAAAGCGGCGCGGCTCGTTCAAGATGGCGGAGCTCGATCAGCTGCCTGACGAGA GTTCTTCAGCAAAAGCACTTGTGAGCTTGAAAG aggGAAGTTTATCCAGTTCGTGGAATGAAAAGTATAATTCTCTGCAGAAAACACCGATTTGGAAAAGCAAGAATGCTGGTTCTGCAGTGGAAATG CCCTTCAGAAAATCAAAACGGAGTCGACTCTTCTGTGAAGATGACGACAGACAAATAAACACAAGGTCACccaaaagaaatcagaaggtTGCGATGGTTCCACAG AAGTTTAATACAACAATGCCAACACCAGACAAGAAAGCATCGCAGAAGATTGGTTTACGGCTTCGTAACCTGCTCAAACTTCCCAAAGCTCACAAGTGGTGCATATACGAGTGGTTCTATTCAAATATAGATAA GCCACTATTTGAAGGAGATAATGACTTCTGTGTATGCCTGAAAGAATCTTTTCCAAATTTGAAAACGAGAAAATTGACAAGAGTAGAGTGGGGGAAAATCAGGCGATTAATGGGAAAACCACGGAG GTGTTCCTCTGCATTCTTTGAGGAAGAGAGATCAGCATTAAAACAGAAACGGCAGAAAATAAGACTTTTGCAGCAGCGGAAAGTTGCAGATATTTCACAGTTCAAAGATCTTCCAGAAGAAATTCCATTACCGCTTGTAATAGGAACAAAAGTTACAG cacgTTTGCGAGGTGTCCATGATGGACTGTTCACTGGACAGATAGATGCTGTAGATACTCTCAATGCTACATACAGAGTGACTTTTGACAGGGCAGGTCTTGGAACACACACAGTCCCAGATTATGAAGTTCTT AGCAATGAACCTCATGAAACCATGCCAATTGCTGCCTTTGGACAGAAACAACGGCCTTCAAGGTTCTTTATGACCCCTCCCCGATTGCATTATACACCTTCACTCCAGTCTCCAATTACA GACAGTGATCCTTTATTAGGACAATCTTCgtggaaaaacaaaatttcaggCACAGATAGCGAAACATTAGGAGGCTTTCCAGTAGAATTCCTCATTCAAGTG ACCAGGTTATCGAAAATCCTTATGATCAAGAAGGAACACATCAAACAATTGAGAGAAATGaatacagaagcagaaaagctg aaatccTATTCTATGCCAATAGGCATCGAGTTTCAGAGGAGATACGCAACTATTGTGCTAGATCTAGAGCAACTAAACAAAGACTTAAATAAAGTTTTGCATAAAGTTCAACAGTATTGTTATGAG CTTGCTCCTGACCAGGGCCTCCAGCCTGCTGACCAGCCAACAGACCTGAGGCGCAGGTgtgaagaggaggctcaggagaTCGTCAGGCAAGCGAATTCCTCGACAACAGGACAGCTTTGTGTTGAGAGTGAAAATTTAACTGATCTTATCTCTAGACTTACAGCAATATTACTGCAAATTAAG TGTCTAGCAGAAGGAGGTGATCTGAATTCCTTTGAATTTAAATCACTAACAGATTCATTAAATGACATTAAGAATTCAATAGACTCCTCAAATATCAG
- the LIN9 gene encoding protein lin-9 homolog isoform X2, with amino-acid sequence MHRARQPLKKRRGSFKMAELDQLPDESSSAKALVSLKEGSLSSSWNEKYNSLQKTPIWKSKNAGSAVEMKFNTTMPTPDKKASQKIGLRLRNLLKLPKAHKWCIYEWFYSNIDKPLFEGDNDFCVCLKESFPNLKTRKLTRVEWGKIRRLMGKPRRCSSAFFEEERSALKQKRQKIRLLQQRKVADISQFKDLPEEIPLPLVIGTKVTARLRGVHDGLFTGQIDAVDTLNATYRVTFDRAGLGTHTVPDYEVLSNEPHETMPIAAFGQKQRPSRFFMTPPRLHYTPSLQSPITDSDPLLGQSSWKNKISGTDSETLGGFPVEFLIQVTRLSKILMIKKEHIKQLREMNTEAEKLKSYSMPIGIEFQRRYATIVLDLEQLNKDLNKVLHKVQQYCYELAPDQGLQPADQPTDLRRRCEEEAQEIVRQANSSTTGQLCVESENLTDLISRLTAILLQIKCLAEGGDLNSFEFKSLTDSLNDIKNSIDSSNISCFQNNVEIHVAHIQSGLSQMGNLHAFAANNTNRD; translated from the exons ATGCACCGCGCCAGGCAGCCTTTGAAAAAGCGGCGCGGCTCGTTCAAGATGGCGGAGCTCGATCAGCTGCCTGACGAGA GTTCTTCAGCAAAAGCACTTGTGAGCTTGAAAG aggGAAGTTTATCCAGTTCGTGGAATGAAAAGTATAATTCTCTGCAGAAAACACCGATTTGGAAAAGCAAGAATGCTGGTTCTGCAGTGGAAATG AAGTTTAATACAACAATGCCAACACCAGACAAGAAAGCATCGCAGAAGATTGGTTTACGGCTTCGTAACCTGCTCAAACTTCCCAAAGCTCACAAGTGGTGCATATACGAGTGGTTCTATTCAAATATAGATAA GCCACTATTTGAAGGAGATAATGACTTCTGTGTATGCCTGAAAGAATCTTTTCCAAATTTGAAAACGAGAAAATTGACAAGAGTAGAGTGGGGGAAAATCAGGCGATTAATGGGAAAACCACGGAG GTGTTCCTCTGCATTCTTTGAGGAAGAGAGATCAGCATTAAAACAGAAACGGCAGAAAATAAGACTTTTGCAGCAGCGGAAAGTTGCAGATATTTCACAGTTCAAAGATCTTCCAGAAGAAATTCCATTACCGCTTGTAATAGGAACAAAAGTTACAG cacgTTTGCGAGGTGTCCATGATGGACTGTTCACTGGACAGATAGATGCTGTAGATACTCTCAATGCTACATACAGAGTGACTTTTGACAGGGCAGGTCTTGGAACACACACAGTCCCAGATTATGAAGTTCTT AGCAATGAACCTCATGAAACCATGCCAATTGCTGCCTTTGGACAGAAACAACGGCCTTCAAGGTTCTTTATGACCCCTCCCCGATTGCATTATACACCTTCACTCCAGTCTCCAATTACA GACAGTGATCCTTTATTAGGACAATCTTCgtggaaaaacaaaatttcaggCACAGATAGCGAAACATTAGGAGGCTTTCCAGTAGAATTCCTCATTCAAGTG ACCAGGTTATCGAAAATCCTTATGATCAAGAAGGAACACATCAAACAATTGAGAGAAATGaatacagaagcagaaaagctg aaatccTATTCTATGCCAATAGGCATCGAGTTTCAGAGGAGATACGCAACTATTGTGCTAGATCTAGAGCAACTAAACAAAGACTTAAATAAAGTTTTGCATAAAGTTCAACAGTATTGTTATGAG CTTGCTCCTGACCAGGGCCTCCAGCCTGCTGACCAGCCAACAGACCTGAGGCGCAGGTgtgaagaggaggctcaggagaTCGTCAGGCAAGCGAATTCCTCGACAACAGGACAGCTTTGTGTTGAGAGTGAAAATTTAACTGATCTTATCTCTAGACTTACAGCAATATTACTGCAAATTAAG TGTCTAGCAGAAGGAGGTGATCTGAATTCCTTTGAATTTAAATCACTAACAGATTCATTAAATGACATTAAGAATTCAATAGACTCCTCAAATATCAG